ttagagtttttcgaattgcttgttacaggagtgaatggtacatgtgatgtatctcgtaaattgcaccactaaacgtgcaagtaatcttaccaaacttgtgcagtagtgtaaataggttatgtactcacaaaacgctgcatcggaacatttgtaagtccaccatgagtgttttaaaaacacgttttagccgatccctactagtctcagaaactacaaatggcgacacgtcgacgtcacttccctggtttgaaaaaagcacgtaaaagtcctcctacaagttgacatgcacacagatggagtaggaggacttttacgtgctttttccaaaccagggaagtgacgtcgacttgtagtttttgagactagtagttctcgggtaaaacgtgtttttaaaacactcatggtggacttacaaatgttctgatgcagcgttttgtgagtacataacctatttacactactgtacaagtttggtaagattacttgcacgtttagtggtgcaatttacgagatacatcacatgtaccattcactcctttaacaagcaattcgaaaaactctaatatctccataaatgtttgactaaggtaaaaaaaaacttcagatggggtatttagatgggcttcggagtgcatagcaatgaagtcaattctactccgaaccatccctttaagcacGCAGaataatgaacttttttttttaatcgcggCTTTGGACTATAACGTACTCGTGGCATCCTTAATCGTGATCGCAATTATAAAtttgattaattgtgcagccctaggtATCGGCATAATTTCGGATTCCGATATCGGCCCgataatattgtgcatccctattTGCAATAATAATGAGTGTTGCTTTTGTTTGTCTTTCTTCCAGTGCTCTGTGGGATATCGAGACCGGCCAGCAGACAACCACATTTGCAGGTCACACCGGTGATGTAATGTCACTGTCTCTGGCCCCAGATACACGTCTGTTTGTGTCAGGCGCCTGCGACGCCTCTGCTAAGCTGTGGGACGTCAGAGAAGGCATGTGCAGACAAACTTTCACCGGCCACGAGTCCGACATCAACGCCATCTGTGTAAGCGGCTCCCGCATGCGCTGGCAGACATACGCGTGTGCGCTGCACATATAAGTTAATAACCTTGCTTTCTCCTCTCAGTTCTTCCCCAATGGAAACGCGTTCGCCACGGGCTCGGACGACGCCACCTGCAGGCTGTTTGACCTGCGTGCCGATCAGGAGCTGATGGTTTATTCTCACGACAACATCATCTGTGGGATCACCTCCGTGGCCTTTTCCAAAAGCGGACGCCTGCTGCTCGCCGGCTACGACGATTTCAACTGCAACGTGTGGGATGCTCTTAAAGCCGACCGTGCAGGTCAGTGCGAAAGAAGTAGCTTTTTACAAACCCTCATCTGAAACTTACTGACAATTAGTGGGGTACAACAGGGCTAAAGGCAcaccttaagaaaaaaaaagtgcttttcaCCGCGCCAAaatgtatgattgcagaaaaatatatacgTTTGCATTGAGCATTTTGTGTGAAAAATCACACAAgtcctttattttgttttaatatctTATAAATCTATGAGGTGGCAAGAGGTGGAATAAAAGGCACAAAGTATTAATgcaaatactttagctaaaataaagttgtttttttttttttttttttttttagggacactgcaggaatttttttttatgcacctatcaagtttgagattttttttttttttttttttggtgtttcataaagtgtttttttcagactagtggaaagaaaacacccaaaagacactgttaagtgtttcttttacagCACTTTGTATATTTgagtcaatagatttcaatcacaatagatatttttaaaggccgttttctcaaaatgagttttttctcctacactgagccataaatctccacttcagtagctcttacacacaccaaactttacattattcctgtctatatcctgaatgtttttaaagagggatttgttcgtataatttgcttgattttatacattttattacccaaaaaatgaaaaaaaatagtgtttcctgtctgtttttttctgaattatgtcgtgACGATATGAGACACCCAAAATtccctttgtaaaaacatttgactctaatatgtcaaagaaactaaacaagaattttgaaactaacTTCATCCGGTGTGTAGACTAGAAATttatgcaaatgagtgcatatttcattatcaaagtaatcaatcaactaggtaagtaaggtgataactgttagttaattagtttaccctattcacctgcagtgtctcgccttaaataatGTCAAgttaaaacaatcactttagaaaagtttgtactattttctgctaatttttgataaataaaataattaatttttgttcattaaatgtcctgtcattaaagggatagttcacccaaaaatgaaaatttgatgtttatctgcttaccccagggcatccaagatgtaggtgacttcgtttcctcagcagaacacaaacgaagatttttaactcaaaccagtcaaataatatgagtggatgggcaccagacctttaaaagtaaacaaaaacacgcacagacaaatccaaattacaccctgcgacgatacactgatgtcctaagacacgaaacgatcgttttttgtgagaaactgaacagtatttatatcattttttacctttgatacacagccacgtccatctgtcctgagcacgagtttatcaTCCGGATCGTGACGTGTAGCGCTCTGGAGTAGAATACggaaacaccggaagcgatctgtcgcatgaatacaacactcattgtttacacagagcacagagattgtgggtatagcggctattcaaaatggtaattacttgcgcttatcctgattgttcaaaccgatccaaagctaaaagattacatttgcttgtgcgaactcatccgggacttttcactgatttccccttacggcgtttgagTATACTACTCCAGAGCGctacacatgtcacgagccggatgatgagctcgtgctcaggacagatggacgtggctgtgtatcaaaggtaaaaaatgatataaatactgttcagtttctcgcaaaaaccaaaggtctggtgcccatccactgccattatttggctggcagactgcaccgttttttgttaaaaatctttgtttgtgttctactgaagaaacaaagtcacctacatcttggatgccctgggggtaagcagatacacatcaaattttcatttttgggtgaactatccctttaaaataggttaatgaaaaatatatatattaaaatgcagaacataatatatgatatttaacatctgaatctaaccatgtcatgtgaacaaatgaaaaagtcagtcatctattaATGATCATTTTCGTTCCTTTTAGCCCCAAAAGCATGGGCGCATTTACATATTCTTTTGTTATTTAAGAACTATTGCTTTAATTATCATTAGGAAGACCtttgttttgaaatatattcagcAATTTTAGAGATTCtcgtttgctacttaaatctgcaacattttaaaaaaccataaaatattagatcaagtaagcacagaatcaGCTTTGATCAGCCAAATTTGCACATGCATTTTGAAAAGccaatgttttggaaagtgccaagtttttctgccatctagtggtttagaggacAATAATATCAAAGGCGCATTTTACCCCAGAGCACCTTTAGCCCTGTTGTACCCTACTGTTGATGACGACGAAGTCAGTGCTTTGGTGTGATCAGACACACACCTGAATAAACTAATCTAATAATGTTAATTTAGCTGTATACTTtgttgtgctgcttgatattgcagtaTTGCAGTATTTTCATGTATTGTTGAAATTATAATCATAATGGTTTCTAGCACAAATATTTTTCCATTTAATCAACTTTGTGATCCTTATTCTGTGTCCCCCATTGATGTGTGGATAATAGTGTTTTATTAATATCCTTTTATTTCAACGAAAACATTAGATTTGTGTCCCGAAGAGGTTGTATATAAAGTGATGTGTGCATGTTGTGTGTTTGCAGGAGTGTTGGCGGGTCACGATAACCGCGTCAGCTGCTTGGGTGTAACTGATGACGGGATGGCTGTGGCTACAGGCTCCTGGGATAGTTTCCTTAAGATCTGGAATTAAAGCTGTAAGGTAAACTGCTCATTTTTAGCTACTTGTCATTTTACAGTTGACAGCAGTGCATTGATTTTCACACCACTCCTGACATACGCTGATATTCAGGGCTTAGCTGTGTCCCAAATGATGCACTGTGTACTTACGTAAGGTTATTTTTTCCACAAATAATCAGAGTCTGATAGCCCCCCCAAACGATACCATTCCACActtttacccccttgtcatccaaaatgttcatgtctttctttcttcagtcgtaaagaattatgttctttgaggaaaaaatttcaggatttctctccatatagtggacttctatggtgcccctgagtttgaacttcctaaatgcagtttaaacgcagcttcaaaggctctaaacgatcccagccgaggaagaagggtcttaactagcgaaacatcgtttagagtcctttgaagctgcatttaaactggatttctgaagttcaaactcggggcaccatagaagtccactatatggagagaaatcctgaaatgttttcctcaaagaacataatttctttgcgactgaagaaagaaagacatgaacatcttcgatgacatgatctgtaaatttttgttctggaagtgaactaatcgttTAAGCATAATTTGGGTATTTAAAGTGCAATTTTTCTTTTGGGAATTATCAGTGTGAACACTATACACAGCGGAAAACATCATAGAGTAGTACACAAGTATACGTCTTGACTAAATAATAGCAAATACATCAGAAACATGGTCTGTTTGATTGTATCatagtttaaaggattagttcacctccagaacaaaaatgtacagatgatgtactcacccccttgtcatccaatgttcatgtctttctttcttcagtcgtaaagaaattatgttttttaaggaaaacatttcaggatttctctccatatagtggacttctatggtgcccagagtttgaacttccaaaatgccgtttaaacaccgcttcaaagagctctaaatgttcccagctgaggaagaagggtcttacctagcaaaacaattggttattttcaaaaaaaaaagaaaaaaaagaaaagaaaagacaatttctatattttttttaacctcacatgctcgtcttgtctagctctgctcgcactctgtgtattccagttcaagacagttagggtacgttgaaaaactcccatcacattttctcctccaactttaaaatcgtcctacatcgctgcagaagtaccaacccagtgtttacagagTGAACGTGAAAGATCATGTGCTCtttgcaaacaaaaaaagtaaaacagcgatgtaggacaattttaaagttggaggagaaaatgtgatgggagttttttgacataccctaactgtcttgaactggaatacacagagttgacagagctagacaagaagagcattcaaggtaaaaaaaaaaaaaaaaaagtatacaaatacatttttttttagaaaatgaccaatcatttggctagataagacccttcttcctcagctgggaccgTTTAGagacctttaaagctgcattttggaaactcttgggcaccatagaagtccactatatggagaaaaatcctgaaatgttttcctcaaaaaaacaaagggatgacaaaggggtgagtacatttttctttAAGGTGCATCCTCAGCAGCTTCCCAATGCCAAACAACCAGCAGTGAAGTCAGATTAGCAAATAAATGGTAGTATTGAGCTGCTTAAATGCATTTCAGCTGCCTTCTGTTCCAAACAGATGCTTTGGCTTTGAGTCACTGAGCAGCTTTCTTGGGTCATTCAAATGTTTTCTTTTCTCCCATTTCTTTCCAGATCGCATCCGGACTCTTAAGGTTGACTGGAAGACCAttccaaaatgaaaatgttcGATTTTATTCCCCTCTCTCCTTCTCAAACACAACAGAACTGACCCCAACATCTATAAATGACAAAAGAGCAAAAATTTCttctttgggaaaaaaaaaaaaaaaaggaaaaagaaaaaaagagcacAATTGTTACACTCAGCTAGGTTGTAGTTGGTAAGTGGATAAAGGTCGGTAATTGTGCATCCTTCTGGGACCATTTTCTGATATTGTATTGAGAGAACATAAGACACTCATTCCACTGCTACTGTCATTATGCTAACGTCATCTATCTTTAACGTCAAAAACAGGCATTTTTTTCTAAAAGAAACTAGCTCGATAGCTTTATGGGCCTTTTTTGGACCTCTCCCCCCAAGGCGTGCTTTTGTCTAGTTTTCAAATGTTTCGGGATCAAATTTATAGTCGAGATTAAAAGCGAGCGTGACGTTCTCCACGTCGGCTCATTTACAGATTTGATCAGGGGTCCACTAGCTGCTATCAGGCCTGTATATTTAGTCCCAGGAAATctgattattaatgtttttttttttcatttgcacaAGTAATAGAGTTTTTGCAAATACGTTAACTAACCAAGCACGTGCTGTTCATGATGACGAATGCTTGATTTTTCAAAGATGAAACCATGTCCATTTTAACCATACTTCTCCTCATGCTTTCTTTGGAAAATGTAGAGTAATTCAATGAAGATTAAccaatcattttaataattttattttatatttttcttatctTTGATGTGGAGGATGTTGAAGGAGGGGTTTTTTGGTTTCAACAGAGGTGCCCGTTTTGTGCTTGGAAAACAGTTACTACTCTGTGAATGACATGTTGTATAAATCAATGTTTGAAAATAATGATATTGAAAactttttaagttaaaaaaaatattacaaaaaaaaatcttattttggtTGTCTGCCATGGGTGGGAAACTCGTAGAATCGCATGCTGTAGAATTGCTTAAAAGAGGTGCATATGGAACTAAGTCCttgatgtttttctttctttttttttcttttttttttttttaaataacctgtTAAATAGATCAtcacagtatttatttttttttcttcttttttttcttttgctactCTGTGCATACAAAATTTAGTTTAACTTTCAAAGCTATGCACTTAAGAGAAGCAAACATGTTGATCACAACAGCGAATGGTGAGTTCTGTCCCTGGAGAGTTTGTgaatcccacacacacacacacacacacacacacacacacacacacacacacacacacacacacacactcaaataaCTAGAACAAAGAAATCTCTCTCTGTAGCAAAAGAAAAATTTCAGATACAAAGACAGTGCTAGAGACATTTTGTAACAAACAGGTTTTTttgttctttaataaaaaaaaaggaaaaaaaaatgacgCAGCATTCGAATGGCAGAACTTTTTCTGTTGTTCCCTCTCGACATGTATCAAGAAAAGCGCTCTTTCCTTAGCTGTAGTGGCATTTCTTCCATTCTGTTATTTCTCTGCAACATTCTGtacgaaaaaaaaaacacaaaaaaacaaaacaaaaaagtgctGTCGTTGTGCGTTAGGCCTGGAgttggcaagaaaaaaaaaactaaaaatgaactaAATTTGCTTTTCTTTCTCCCTCTCTTCCCTGTCCTCTCCTTGCCTCTCTCCATACGAATAACTTACAGCTCTGCATTCCCCACTGTACCCTTATCCatcttttgtatttaattttaaagtcAGTGTACAACAGAAAGCTGGATGCAAGATAGAAACTATATTAAAATGTACTGTTATTTAAGATGTAATAAAAGCAGTTTGAGACGAACTTTGTGTggtttctctctttttctttccaATAACTCTGAATGTTTTCTCAACTGTGTAAAACTTGATGGCGCTGGGTAAGAGGTGCTTTTCTTCTGATTTTTACTCCCAGATCAGCTtagctttttgctttttcatagtgtttttttagactagtggaaagaaaacatccaaaaaatactgttaagtgtctcttttatagcactttatctgtttgtgtcaatagatttcaattacaatacatatacaCAGAAAAGACCGTTTTctgaaaatgagttttttctcctccactgagccataaatctacacttcagcagcacttacacacaccaaactttacatttttattcctgtctacatCCTTAAgtattttacagagggatttgttcatatataatttgattgattttatacattttattctccaaaaaatggtaaaaaaaaaaaaaagtgtttcctgTCCGTTCCAAATCTTTTCTGAATTGAGTGACGAAATGAGATCCAAAATCCTCTCTGTAAAAACGTTTGACTTTAATGtcaaaaaaattcaacaagaatttttaaactgatttcatcca
Above is a genomic segment from Garra rufa chromosome 15, GarRuf1.0, whole genome shotgun sequence containing:
- the gnb1a gene encoding guanine nucleotide-binding protein G(I)/G(S)/G(T) subunit beta-1, coding for MSELDQLRQEAEQLKNQIRDARKACADATLSQITANIEPVGRIQMRTRRTLRGHLAKIYAMHWGTDSRLLVSASQDGKLIIWDSYTTNKVHAIPLRSSWVMTCAYAPSGNYVACGGLDNICSIYNLKTREGNVRVSRELAGHTGYLSCCRFVDDNQIVTSSGDTTCALWDIETGQQTTTFAGHTGDVMSLSLAPDTRLFVSGACDASAKLWDVREGMCRQTFTGHESDINAICFFPNGNAFATGSDDATCRLFDLRADQELMVYSHDNIICGITSVAFSKSGRLLLAGYDDFNCNVWDALKADRAGVLAGHDNRVSCLGVTDDGMAVATGSWDSFLKIWN